Proteins encoded by one window of Thermococcus sp. Bubb.Bath:
- a CDS encoding tRNA (adenine-N1)-methyltransferase yields MKTGEKVLIIDRRGKRYLVTVSDKEFHTDLGVIKLNELLEKDYGDTVTSHKGEEFRILKPDINDIIAKMRRGPQIVHPKDAGIIIAYAGISPGDTVIEAGAGSGALTLFLANAVGPTGRVISYEVREDHAEIARKNVELAGFSNRVMIKLGNIYEGIEEEHADHIVLDLPQPENVLPHAVGVLRPGGYFVAYTPCANQVHRFFQAFQEYKKEFYKPRIIEVLVREQEVKKECMRPKTTMLAHTGYITFLRKL; encoded by the coding sequence TTGAAGACGGGTGAGAAGGTTCTCATTATAGACCGGAGGGGCAAACGCTATCTTGTTACAGTCTCGGACAAGGAATTCCACACGGATCTTGGGGTAATAAAGCTCAATGAGCTCCTGGAGAAAGATTATGGAGATACCGTAACCAGCCACAAGGGAGAGGAGTTCAGAATCCTGAAGCCCGATATCAACGATATCATAGCCAAGATGAGGCGTGGGCCCCAGATAGTTCACCCGAAGGATGCCGGGATAATCATTGCCTATGCAGGCATTTCACCAGGGGATACCGTCATCGAGGCGGGTGCTGGAAGCGGCGCTCTCACCCTCTTTCTCGCCAACGCGGTGGGGCCAACGGGGAGGGTCATCAGCTACGAGGTGAGGGAAGACCATGCTGAGATAGCCAGAAAGAACGTTGAGTTAGCTGGTTTCTCCAACAGGGTGATGATAAAACTCGGAAACATCTATGAAGGGATAGAAGAAGAGCACGCGGATCACATAGTTCTCGACCTCCCGCAGCCGGAGAACGTTCTCCCGCACGCGGTTGGGGTTCTCCGTCCGGGAGGGTATTTCGTTGCATACACCCCCTGTGCCAACCAGGTTCACCGCTTCTTCCAGGCTTTCCAGGAGTACAAGAAAGAGTTCTACAAGCCGAGAATCATTGAGGTTCTCGTCAGGGAACAAGAGGTTAAGAAGGAGTGCATGAGGCCAAAGACAACAATGCTGGCCCACACGGGTTACATAACGTTTCTACGGAAACTCTGA
- a CDS encoding sulfide/dihydroorotate dehydrogenase-like FAD/NAD-binding protein, producing the protein MPYRILDKKELAMNEVWYRIHAPHVAKKIQAGQFVIVRAFPTGERIPLTPIRWDREEGWIELVTFVRGKTTMKMANELKPGDEILNVAGPLGNPAPMKKYGRILAVGLITGMVEVFPIARALQELGNDVTTLHITPNPMVILKEDFEESVSRHIVEGFDLQEGWGMNEISQELAKRAVAKVRELLENEHFDMVLTVGPAGGQKAIFNVVKEYGIPMHADLHPIMVDATGMCGACRVTVGGEVKFACIDGPGFDAYKVDWDELIHRTGFYAPMEKLAMEHYLKGLQAQGGEQ; encoded by the coding sequence ATGCCTTACAGGATACTCGACAAGAAGGAGCTCGCCATGAACGAGGTCTGGTATAGAATACATGCCCCCCATGTTGCCAAAAAGATTCAGGCAGGACAGTTTGTCATAGTCAGGGCATTTCCCACGGGAGAGAGGATTCCTCTGACTCCCATAAGGTGGGATCGTGAAGAGGGATGGATAGAGCTTGTCACGTTCGTCCGCGGAAAGACTACCATGAAGATGGCCAACGAACTGAAGCCCGGCGATGAGATCCTCAACGTCGCCGGCCCGCTCGGAAACCCTGCCCCGATGAAGAAATACGGCAGGATACTCGCGGTTGGCCTGATAACCGGAATGGTTGAGGTCTTCCCAATAGCTAGGGCTCTGCAGGAGCTCGGAAACGACGTTACGACCCTTCACATCACCCCGAACCCCATGGTTATCCTCAAGGAGGACTTTGAGGAGTCCGTTTCGAGGCACATAGTTGAAGGCTTTGACCTTCAGGAGGGTTGGGGTATGAACGAAATCAGCCAGGAACTCGCTAAGAGGGCAGTCGCCAAGGTCAGGGAGCTACTTGAGAACGAGCACTTTGACATGGTGCTCACCGTCGGTCCGGCCGGTGGTCAGAAGGCCATATTCAACGTCGTCAAGGAGTATGGAATCCCCATGCACGCCGACCTTCACCCGATCATGGTCGATGCTACTGGAATGTGTGGAGCATGCCGTGTTACCGTCGGCGGCGAGGTCAAGTTCGCCTGCATCGACGGGCCTGGATTTGACGCCTACAAAGTCGACTGGGACGAGCTCATCCACAGGACCGGTTTCTATGCCCCGATGGAGAAGCTGGCCATGGAACACTATCTCAAGGGGCTCCAGGCTCAGGGAGGTGAGCAGTGA
- the gltA gene encoding NADPH-dependent glutamate synthase — protein MAVRRKIIKERVPTPERPPEERVKDFGEVNLGYTFELAVKEAERCLQCPYDYAPCIKGCPVHINIPGFISKLVEYRDNPDKAVKEALNVIWACNSLPATTGRVCPQEDQCEMNCVMGKVGDKINIGKLERFVADYAREKGIDEQLLLEIIPKIEKTGQGVAIIGAGPAGLTAAGELAKLGYDVTIYEALHEAGGVLMYGIPEFRLPKEIVEKEIDKLRKLGVRILTDHVVGRTVTIEELLEEYNAVFIGSGAGTPRLVNAPGINLNGIYTANEFLTRVNLMKAYKFPEYDTPVYVGKRVIVIGAGNTAMDAARSARRFGADVTIAYRRGEEDVSAREEEVEHAKEEGIKFEYFINPVEFIGDENGNVKAVKFEKMKALEERDKRGKRKIVGTGEYVTLEADTVIIAIGKHPNRLIINTPGLEVERGRIVVDENLMTSIPGVFAGGDAIRGEATVILAMGDGRRAAKAIHEYLTKKREGQNA, from the coding sequence ATGGCGGTTAGGAGAAAAATCATTAAGGAGCGCGTTCCCACTCCGGAGAGACCGCCGGAGGAGAGGGTTAAAGACTTTGGTGAGGTCAACCTCGGGTACACCTTTGAGCTGGCCGTTAAGGAGGCAGAGAGGTGCCTCCAGTGCCCCTACGACTACGCACCCTGTATCAAGGGCTGTCCCGTTCACATTAACATCCCTGGCTTCATAAGCAAGCTCGTGGAGTACCGCGACAACCCGGACAAGGCCGTCAAGGAGGCCCTCAACGTCATCTGGGCCTGCAACTCCCTTCCAGCCACAACCGGTCGTGTCTGCCCACAGGAAGACCAGTGTGAGATGAACTGTGTCATGGGTAAGGTCGGCGACAAGATCAACATCGGAAAGCTGGAGAGGTTCGTTGCAGACTACGCGCGCGAAAAGGGGATAGATGAGCAGCTACTCCTTGAGATAATCCCGAAGATCGAGAAAACGGGCCAGGGTGTCGCCATCATCGGAGCTGGCCCTGCTGGACTAACAGCAGCAGGAGAGCTGGCCAAGCTCGGCTACGACGTCACCATCTATGAGGCCCTCCACGAGGCAGGTGGGGTCCTCATGTACGGGATTCCGGAGTTCAGGCTCCCGAAGGAGATAGTTGAGAAGGAGATTGACAAGCTCAGGAAGCTCGGCGTTAGGATACTCACTGACCACGTTGTCGGGAGGACCGTCACCATCGAGGAGCTCCTGGAGGAGTACAATGCGGTCTTCATTGGATCGGGTGCGGGAACCCCAAGGCTCGTCAACGCCCCGGGAATCAACCTCAATGGTATTTACACCGCCAATGAGTTCCTCACGCGCGTAAACCTTATGAAGGCTTACAAGTTTCCGGAGTACGACACCCCCGTCTACGTCGGGAAGAGGGTCATCGTCATCGGTGCCGGAAATACCGCCATGGACGCCGCTCGTTCAGCAAGGCGCTTCGGTGCTGATGTAACCATCGCCTATCGCCGCGGTGAGGAGGACGTTTCAGCCAGGGAGGAAGAGGTTGAGCACGCCAAGGAAGAGGGCATCAAGTTCGAGTACTTCATCAACCCGGTCGAGTTCATCGGCGACGAGAACGGCAACGTTAAGGCCGTGAAGTTCGAGAAGATGAAAGCCCTTGAGGAGAGGGACAAGCGCGGCAAGAGGAAGATCGTTGGAACCGGCGAGTACGTAACGCTCGAAGCCGACACCGTCATCATCGCCATCGGAAAGCACCCGAACAGGCTCATCATCAATACTCCCGGCCTTGAAGTCGAGCGCGGAAGAATCGTCGTTGACGAGAACCTTATGACGAGCATTCCGGGCGTTTTCGCCGGTGGAGATGCTATAAGGGGCGAGGCAACGGTTATCCTCGCCATGGGCGACGGAAGGAGGGCCGCTAAGGCCATCCACGAGTACCTCACGAAGAAGAGGGAAGGGCAGAACGCCTGA